DNA sequence from the Sulfurimonas sp. HSL3-1 genome:
CCCGTCACCCTCGAAGCGGGCGTACGCCTCTTCTCCTTTGTCAAGATCGGCAACGGCGTCGCGCCCGTTACCGTCGGAAAAGGCACCTTTGTGCGCGAGTTCTGCCAGTTCGCGACGCAGAACGACACCGCCGACGCCGTTGTCATCGGCGAAGAGAACTTCATCATGGCCTACGTCCAGCTCTTCCCCGGCGTCACCCTCGGCGCCAACTGCATCCTGACCAACGCCGTGACGATGCAGGCGAAGAGCCGCTGCGAAGAGCGCGTCATCATCGGCGGCCTCAGCACCGTGCACGCGGAGTGCACCATCGGCACGGGCGTGATGGTCGGGGGCGCGTCGAACCTGCAGTACGACGTCCCGCCCTTCTGCCTCGTCGAGGGGAACCCCGCCACCGTCCGGGGACTCAACCTGATCGGGATGCGTCGCCGTTTCGAGGACCGCGAGGACATCGAGAGTGTGCGCCGCTGCTTCCGCCAGCTGCACAAACAGTTCGACCCACACACCGCCGCCGAAATGAGCGAGGCCCTCGAGAATCCTCAGGCCAAACGTTTTACCGGTTTCATTGCCGCGCACCACTGCGCCTGAGGAGAAAAAAATGCTGCAATTCAATACCTATGACAACGACACCCTCGCGGCCATCCGCGAGCAGCTTAACGCCTGCGCCGAAGCCCTGGGCGGTACCGGCCGCCTGCTCGGCCTGGTGGAGACGATCCTCGGCATGAAGCCCTCGCCCCTGCAGAACAAGACGGCATCGTTCCACTTTGAGCAGGGCAAGGTGAGCTGGAACAAAGTCCTCTTCGCCGACAAGATCGAGACGATCACCCAGATGGTCAAGAAGCATGACACGATGGAAAACCTGCTGGAAAAGGGCTCGAAAAAAGAGCAGAACGCCGTGCGGACCCTCTTCCCCGTCACCTTCACCATCACGCCCAAAGAGGGCGAACCCTTCACCTTCAAGGCCGTCGACGCCCCCGATGCGAATACGGCGCGCATCGATCCGCTCTTCGAACTGCTCTTTTTCGCTTCGACGGGGCTGATTAAAAAAGCAATCAAGGAGGCCTAAGTCATGGAACGCATCTATTCGAAAACGGCGGAGTCCGAGGCGGCGATCGCCCTGATGGAGAACCTGCAGCTCTACTTTGTCAACCGCCTCAACGGGCTGAGCCAGATCTTCGGCGGGAACGTCCCCTTCGAAGCCATAGAGTGGTTCCGCGACGAGGGGCGCCACGGCGGCGGGATGCGCTACGAAGGGCGCGACGAGCGGCTCTTCAACCGTGCTTCCGTCAACGTATCGCAGGTGCATTACGAGGATATGCCCGAGAAGAAGCTCGACGCCGCCAGCGCCATCTCGACCATCATCCACCCGCGCAACCCCCATGTCCCCTCCATCCACATGCACATCAGCTATACCCGCATGAAGGACGGCGAGGGCTACTGGCGCATCATGGCGGACCTGAACCCCTCCATCTTCTACGAAGAGGATCAGCACCGTTTTATCGAACACCTCAATTTCATCACCCCGGACCTCTTTGAGCGGGGCGCGGAACAGGGTGACCGCTACTTCAACATCCCCGCCCTCGGACGCCACCGCGGCGTCGCGCACTTCTACCTTGAGCACCACAACAGCGGCGACTTCGGGACGGACTACGGGTTTGCGAAATATTTTGCCGAGCAGGTGATCGACGTCTATGTCTCCATCATCGCCGACGCCCTGGCCAAGCGGACGGAGGTGAGCGAAGAGGATGTCGCCGAACAGCTCGCCTACCACACCCTCTACCTCTTCCAGGTCCTCACCCTCGACCGCGGCACGACCTCGGGGCTGCTGATCCACGACCAGAACGACGTCGGCATCATGGGCTCCATCCCCGAGTTCGTCGACAAGGCCCTGCTGCAGAGCTGGCTGCCGAAGATGGCTGCCCCGCAAGACGCGCTCCTGCAGGCCATCATCGACGCCCTTCCCGAAGCGGACGAGATCGTCCTGGTCGACGAAGCGGTCAAGGCGCGCCTGGCCGAAGCGGTGCGCGCCCATTACAAAGCCCATCCCGAAGCCCTCGCCATGCAGGCCGACAGCGCCGTTGTTCCCCCGACCGTGGAGAACCACCGCTGATTTCAGGCTATAATGGTCTGAAGACAACCACGAGGAGTTGACAGTGGGCCCCGCGAACCTCCCGCCGGACAGTGCCGGCCATCTCAACACCGCCGCCCTGCCCGGCTTTATGGTCTGGGCCGGGGTCATCATCTGCCTCGTCGCCTTTGCCTGGTACCTCGAAAAGCAGCGCAACGACGACGAATAATCCCCAGCTCGTACCCGGCGCATGGTTTTCACCTCCGCCGGCGATTTTAAGCCCCCTCTTTTACAAACCGGATGCCCTTAAGAAACTGTGTACTACAATGCACCTCAAGGACACAGCGTGAATATAATCATTGCGGGTGCGGGACGGGTCGGCTACCGCCTGGCGGGTACCCTTTCGCACCGCCACAACGTCACCATCATCGACCAGAGGCCCTCCGCGCTGCAGCAGCTGCAGGAGAGCATCGACGTCTTCACCATCGCCGGGAACATCGAAGACCCAGACACCTACGCTCCCCTGAAAAACCGCCGTTTCGATATCTTCATCGCCGTCACCGACAGCGACGAGGCGAACATCCTCTCCACCCTCATTGCCGGGGACGTCATCGTCGCCGACCGGAAGATCATCCGCCTCAAGAACCCCTTCTTCGCCGACAGTACCATCGCCGGGAAGCTCGGGATCAGCACAGCCGTCTTCCCCTTCTCCTCCGCGGCAAAGTCCATCAGCGCGCTGCTGGATTTTCCCCAGGCGAACAACGTCAAATCCTTCATCTACACCTCCTTCCTCATGATCTCCGTTTTCGTGGACGAAGCCCCCGAAGCGGGCATCCCGGTGTCGCATTTTATCCATGAAAGCTCCGTTGTCGTTGGGCTTGAGCGCGATAAACGCTTTATCCTCCCCGAAAAAGAGACCCTGCTGCAGCGGGGGGACCTCGTCTATTTCTTCGGCGACCCCGACACCCTTCGCGCTTACTGCGCAAGGCTCAACCCCTCCCTCCCCGATCGGATCAGCCGCGTTGCCATTTTCGATGCCGACCTGCTGGGGCTGGAGATCGCCAGGGCGCTCATCCCCAAGGGGGTGCAGCTCAAGATCATCGACAACCAGATCGAGAAGTGCGAGCACGCCTCCGAACTGCTGCAGGAGCAGGCGACGGTCATCAACAGCCACTACATCGAGCATACCCTCTTCGACAACGAGCACGTCGGGCGCGCGGACATGGCGATCTTCACGAGCAAGGAGGATGAGGAGAACATCATCCGCTCCCTCGAAGCGAAAGAGCGCGGCATCACGCGGACCGTGGCGATCAACAACGACCTCGAACGCTACCAGCTGATGCACTCCCTGGGCATCACCGCCATCCGAGGCCCGAAATCGAGCGCCTACTACACGATCCTCGAGAAGATCAGCTCCAGCTCCATCATCTCCGAGCGCCACTACTGCGGCGGCAAGGGGCTGATCTACTCGCGCAAAATCTTCCCCGATTCGCCGCTGCTGGAGAAGATGGTCAAACCGCCGAACCCGAAGCGGTGCCGCTGTTTCCTCTTCCGCGACAATCTCCTGCTCCCCTGGGTGGCGAAACTGCAGCTGCACCGCGAAGACGTCCTGTTCGTTTTCGTCCATGCCGATAATGAGGAGGAGATCAAGCAGTGGATCTACACACTCTGATCAACAGCGCCAAGTTCATCAGCGCCATCGGAATAGGCCTGGCGCTCTTCTTTCTCATCCCCATCGGGACGGGCATCGTGTACGGCGAAAACATGGCGCCCTTCATCCGCTTCGACCTGCTCTTTTTCCTCTTCAACCTTACCCTGTTCGCCGCCCTCTACCGCCGGCGGATGCGGATGACGGTCAAAAGCGCCATCTTTTCGGTCAACCTCGTCTGGATCCTGCTCGGCATCGCCGGGGCCGTCCCCCTCTACATCTACACCGAGGCCACCTTCGCCGAATCTTTTTTTGAAGCGATCAGCGGCTTTACGACAACCGGGGCGACGATTTACACGGAAATAGAGCATCTGCCCAAAAGCATCCTGATGCTCCGCAGCCTGATGCACTGGCTCGGCGGGATGGGGATCATCGTCCTGGGCGTTGGCCTGCTCTCGCTCATCAACCCGACCGGTTCCATGACGATGTTCCGGGCCGAATCCACCGGCGTGCAGCTGGAGAAGGCGACGCCGAAGATCAGGGATACGGCGCTGCGGCTCTGGGGGCTTTACCTCTTCTTTACCGCGGCGAACACCGTGCTGCTCCTTGCTGGCGGAATGGACCTTTTCGATGCCGTCAACCACGCCTTTTCGACGATATCGACGGGCGGTTTTTCCACGCGCGACCTCTCGATGGGGTACTGGGACGACGCGCCCGTCATCCTCTGGACGACGACCTTTTTCATGATGCTTTCGGGGATCAACTTCCTCGCCCACCTCAAAGCGGCCCGGGGCGACTTCAGCGGTTTCCGCGCCGAAGAGGTGCGGTGGTATCTCGGACTCTTCATCCTGCTTGCCTCCATCCTCACCCTGGTGCACCTGGCCAACAGCGGCGACAGCATTGTCTACAGTACGACCCACGCCTTTTTCACCGTCGCCTCCCTGCTGACCACCACGGGCTTCGCGACGATCAACTACGAGCTCTGGGGCGCCGTCCCCGTCGCGCTCCTGCTCATCGCCATGCTGCTCGGCGGCAACGCCGGTTCGACGGCAGGGGGGATGAAGATCATCCGTTACGTCATCCTCTTCAAGAACCTGAAAGCCCAGCTCAAACAGATCCTCCACCCCAATGCCGTCGTGGGGGTCTTCGTCGACCGCAAACCCGTCAGCGGCAAAGTCATCGGCAGCGTCAGCGGTTTCCTCTTCCTCTTTATCACCACCAACGTCCTGCTCACCTTCTACCTCTTTGCCCGCGGCTACGATGCGGTCACCTGCATCAGTACCTCGATTGCCTGCGTCGGCAATATCGGGCCGGGCTTCGCCATGACGGGCCCTTCGGAGAACTTCCACTTCTTCAGCGGGATCGACAAGATGATCCTTTCGGCGGCCATGATCATCGGCAGGCTGGAGTTCTTCACCGTCGTGCTGCTCTTTACCCGGGATTTCTGGAAACGCTTTTAGCGCTCCGGGGAGGTTTCGTTCCAGAGGGGGTTTTCCCGGTCATCGGGATGGAGTTTTGCCTTCTCTTCCGGGTAGATGTGCCAAAATGACTGGTCGATAGCCGCCTCTTTGTAGGAGGGCTTTTTGTCATGATAGAAGGGGCACCACCAATTCTCCACGACTTTCACGAGATAGGCCAGGTAGCTAAAGAGCGCCACGCTCAAAGGGCAGTAGAGTTTGCAGTTGAAGAGCCAGAAAAAGCGGAAACGGCTGAGGTGCCATCGCGGCGTCTCCGTCGTGAAGGTGATCTGGTCTTGCCGCGTATAGCGGTGGCTCTCCCAGTCGGGAATGAACTCCCGGTAAGATTTCAGCTGCTCCGCCCCCATGATACGGAGGTGCCAGCGCACCAGGATGACCGCCAGCACGGCGAAGGGGATCGCCGCCAGGATCGGCAGGTAGATCAGCACCGTTCCCGGCACCGTTTTCCACATTGACTTCGTTTTATGATGCGCCCCGATTCTGACCCGTTCCATACTGCTCCTTTAGTGGTACCCAGTATAGACAAAGCGGCTTGAGGGGCTGATTAAGCTGCCGCTCCGGCGTTTCCGTGGCAACGCCGCCATCGTTTCATCAGCCGTTTGGGACTATAATCGGTCGCATCGTTTCTGCATACCCCGGACAACAGAGACATACGACAAGGAGAAGCATTGGCCCAGAAAGACAAAGTAAAATGGGATAAAAAATACACGGAGATGGAGGGCCTGCTTGACAGGCGGCCGCCGAGCGAACTGGTGAGCGCCCACGCCGCCGAGGCCCCGGGGAGAAAGGCCCTCGACCTTGCCTGCGGCGGCGGGCGCCACAGCCTCTACCTGGCCGACGAGGGGTTTGCGGTCGATGCCGTCGATATCTCGACCGTCGCCCTCGCGGCCCTGCGGGAGAAGGCAGACCTTGCGCACATCAACCTGATCGAAGCGGACCTCGATACCTTTGTCCCCGACGCGGAAACCTACGACATGATCGTCAAGACGAACTTCCTCGACCGCGACCTGATCACGCGGGCGAAAGCGGCGCTGAAGCCCGGCGGCATCATGGTCGTCGAGACCTATATGGCCGACGCGGGCAACGAGAAGCCCGACTCCAACCCGGACTTCCTGCTCCAGAAAGAGGAGCTTAAATCGCTCTTCGGCGAGGGCTTCAGCGTGCTGGAGTACAGGGAGTTCTGGAACGAACCGCACGAAAAATACCGCATGCGCAAACAGGCGATTGCCGTACGCAAAGATTGATCTCAGTATAATGGCGCAAGATTTTTAGAACAGGAGCGGTGCGTTGAGAACACCCAGAGGCTTCGGCAAGCGTTATTTTACCCTCGCTTCCATCCAGGCGCACAGCGTCGCGCCCGCGCAAAACGCCCTGCGGGTGTGTCTCGAAACCTACGCCACCGTCCTGCAGCACGACCGCGAAAGCGACGAAGCACCGCCCGAGGAGCCCCTGGAGGCCCTCACCTGCTTCACCAGCGACAAACCCTGCCACTGCGACTGTTACTTTAGACGCCGAACCTTCCTAACCCTGCGCGCCTGCCGCAAAAAATCCGCCTGTACCTGCAACTGCCGATTCTACAGCTTCCGACGTACCGGGGTCCATCCGCCGCACCTCTGATTTTTTCCATCCGATCATAATGACAATCAAAAATAGAAAAAAATCAAAGGACAGACCCATGTCAAAAAACTACGTCATCGGCTACCCGCGCATCGGGGAGAACCGCGAACTCAAGTTCGCGCTGGAGAGCTACTGGAGCGGCAAAAGCGACCTTTCCGCCCTTGAAAACTGTGCGGCCGATCTGCGCCGCCGCCACTGGGAGGAGCAGCAGGCCGCCGGCATCGGCGCGATCAGCTGCAACGACTTCAGCTTCTACGACGCGATGCTCGACACCTGTATCATGCTCGGCGCGGTCCCGGCCCGCTTCCGTAACATTGAAGACGAAACAATCCGCTACTTCACCATGGCCCGCGGCGACAGACAGCGCACCGCGATGCAGATGACCAAATGGTTCAACACCAACTACCACTACATCGTCCCTGAGTTCGCGGCGGATGACGCCTTTGCGCCGAACGCTTCGAAAATCGTCGCTGAATACCAGGAGGCGAAGGCGGCAGGGATCGCCCCGAAAATAAACCTGGTCGGTCCCCTTACCTTCCTCGGCCTCGGCAAAAGCGCTGACAAAAACTTTGACCGCTACGCCCATTTCGATGCGATTCTGGAGTGCTATGACGCAGTGCTGACGGCCATCAGCACCCTCGACGACCGCGTCACCGTCCAGATCGACGAGCCGCTCCTCGTCACCGGGCCGGACGCCAAGACACTGAGCCTGCTCAAACGGGCCTACGACCGGCTCGGCAGAAGCGTGTCGAATGTTGAAATCATCGTCGCGACTTACTTCGAACACGCCTGCGAGGCCGTCGAAGTCCTCGCCCATACGCCCATCAGCGGGATTGCCCTCGATTTCGTCCACGGCCCGCGCAATAGCGAAGCGCTCGGCACGATCGCGCAAAGCGGCAAAACGCTCATCGCCGGGGTGATCGACGGTCGTAACGTCTGGCGCAGCGACCTCGATGCCGTCGGCAACACGCTCGAGACGATCGCGCAGACGGTGCCCCGGTCCCGCATCGTTCCCGCCACCTCCTGTTCGCTGCTGCATGTGCCCTATTCGCTCGAAGCGGAAACGGCACTGGATGCGGAAATAAAGCAGTGGCTCGCCTTTGCAAAAGAGAAACTGGCCGAACTGAACGTCGTCGCCAAACGCTTTGCCGGCGAG
Encoded proteins:
- a CDS encoding acyl-ACP--UDP-N- acetylglucosamine O-acyltransferase is translated as MIHPTAVIAPGAVIAPDAHIGPFCNIGADCVIGAGVRLEAHVVLEGPVTLEAGVRLFSFVKIGNGVAPVTVGKGTFVREFCQFATQNDTADAVVIGEENFIMAYVQLFPGVTLGANCILTNAVTMQAKSRCEERVIIGGLSTVHAECTIGTGVMVGGASNLQYDVPPFCLVEGNPATVRGLNLIGMRRRFEDREDIESVRRCFRQLHKQFDPHTAAEMSEALENPQAKRFTGFIAAHHCA
- a CDS encoding coproporphyrinogen III oxidase; translation: MERIYSKTAESEAAIALMENLQLYFVNRLNGLSQIFGGNVPFEAIEWFRDEGRHGGGMRYEGRDERLFNRASVNVSQVHYEDMPEKKLDAASAISTIIHPRNPHVPSIHMHISYTRMKDGEGYWRIMADLNPSIFYEEDQHRFIEHLNFITPDLFERGAEQGDRYFNIPALGRHRGVAHFYLEHHNSGDFGTDYGFAKYFAEQVIDVYVSIIADALAKRTEVSEEDVAEQLAYHTLYLFQVLTLDRGTTSGLLIHDQNDVGIMGSIPEFVDKALLQSWLPKMAAPQDALLQAIIDALPEADEIVLVDEAVKARLAEAVRAHYKAHPEALAMQADSAVVPPTVENHR
- a CDS encoding NAD-binding protein; this encodes MNIIIAGAGRVGYRLAGTLSHRHNVTIIDQRPSALQQLQESIDVFTIAGNIEDPDTYAPLKNRRFDIFIAVTDSDEANILSTLIAGDVIVADRKIIRLKNPFFADSTIAGKLGISTAVFPFSSAAKSISALLDFPQANNVKSFIYTSFLMISVFVDEAPEAGIPVSHFIHESSVVVGLERDKRFILPEKETLLQRGDLVYFFGDPDTLRAYCARLNPSLPDRISRVAIFDADLLGLEIARALIPKGVQLKIIDNQIEKCEHASELLQEQATVINSHYIEHTLFDNEHVGRADMAIFTSKEDEENIIRSLEAKERGITRTVAINNDLERYQLMHSLGITAIRGPKSSAYYTILEKISSSSIISERHYCGGKGLIYSRKIFPDSPLLEKMVKPPNPKRCRCFLFRDNLLLPWVAKLQLHREDVLFVFVHADNEEEIKQWIYTL
- a CDS encoding TrkH family potassium uptake protein; translation: MDLHTLINSAKFISAIGIGLALFFLIPIGTGIVYGENMAPFIRFDLLFFLFNLTLFAALYRRRMRMTVKSAIFSVNLVWILLGIAGAVPLYIYTEATFAESFFEAISGFTTTGATIYTEIEHLPKSILMLRSLMHWLGGMGIIVLGVGLLSLINPTGSMTMFRAESTGVQLEKATPKIRDTALRLWGLYLFFTAANTVLLLAGGMDLFDAVNHAFSTISTGGFSTRDLSMGYWDDAPVILWTTTFFMMLSGINFLAHLKAARGDFSGFRAEEVRWYLGLFILLASILTLVHLANSGDSIVYSTTHAFFTVASLLTTTGFATINYELWGAVPVALLLIAMLLGGNAGSTAGGMKIIRYVILFKNLKAQLKQILHPNAVVGVFVDRKPVSGKVIGSVSGFLFLFITTNVLLTFYLFARGYDAVTCISTSIACVGNIGPGFAMTGPSENFHFFSGIDKMILSAAMIIGRLEFFTVVLLFTRDFWKRF
- a CDS encoding class I SAM-dependent methyltransferase, coding for MAQKDKVKWDKKYTEMEGLLDRRPPSELVSAHAAEAPGRKALDLACGGGRHSLYLADEGFAVDAVDISTVALAALREKADLAHINLIEADLDTFVPDAETYDMIVKTNFLDRDLITRAKAALKPGGIMVVETYMADAGNEKPDSNPDFLLQKEELKSLFGEGFSVLEYREFWNEPHEKYRMRKQAIAVRKD